A single Bacillus sp. HMF5848 DNA region contains:
- a CDS encoding nuclease-related domain-containing protein, translating to MIVKKRDLPIKLMKNEAVFRRLPEWHPKKSLIQTDIRNRRSGLKGEREVDYFLSLLPNDFRIYQDLRLRCNGHKFQMDFVIDSGKGLYIVDAKNNAGQIIFGSDFNECIQVYDEKRKILSNPLMQVLRQQSQLEKLLKELHIDIPIKSYVVFTNPHVKLTKEPGCSYDLSAVFTVDQIHFHLLEKDQEYSKVFSNNSRDRMKDFFLANHTPETYNPLDFYEIDSRDLLSGIQCPTCHSFEVVRRHTCMCKVCGNRSRFAYKKGINDFFLLYGRQFTNKQLSEFLGIDRSWVTQYLVSRTDINGTGNTKARIYHSPYPPNF from the coding sequence TTGATTGTTAAAAAAAGAGATTTACCAATTAAGCTTATGAAAAATGAAGCAGTATTTCGTAGATTACCTGAATGGCATCCTAAAAAATCACTGATACAGACGGATATAAGAAATCGACGATCAGGATTAAAAGGAGAAAGGGAAGTTGATTATTTTTTAAGTCTACTACCGAATGACTTTAGAATATATCAAGATTTACGACTACGGTGTAATGGCCACAAATTTCAAATGGACTTCGTAATTGATTCAGGAAAAGGATTGTATATAGTTGATGCTAAGAATAATGCTGGTCAAATCATATTTGGCAGTGATTTTAACGAATGCATTCAAGTATACGATGAGAAACGAAAAATCCTATCTAACCCACTAATGCAGGTACTTCGCCAACAAAGCCAACTTGAAAAACTACTAAAAGAGCTTCATATTGATATCCCCATAAAATCCTATGTTGTATTTACAAATCCACACGTAAAGTTAACCAAAGAACCCGGTTGTTCATACGATCTTTCAGCTGTATTTACCGTTGATCAAATTCATTTTCATTTGCTAGAGAAAGACCAAGAATATTCTAAGGTCTTCTCGAATAATAGTAGAGATAGAATGAAAGACTTCTTTCTCGCAAATCATACGCCAGAAACATACAATCCACTAGACTTCTATGAAATTGATAGTAGAGATCTTTTATCTGGAATTCAATGTCCGACATGTCATAGCTTTGAGGTGGTTCGTAGACATACTTGTATGTGTAAAGTATGTGGAAATCGTTCGCGTTTTGCTTATAAAAAAGGAATTAATGATTTCTTTCTCCTGTATGGTAGGCAGTTTACTAACAAGCAACTGTCAGAGTTTTTGGGAATTGATAGGTCGTGGGTTACTCAATATCTTGTCTCACGAACAGACATAAATGGAACGGGTAATACAAAAGCTAGAATATATCACTCTCCTTATCCACCTAACTTTTAG
- a CDS encoding FeoA family protein yields the protein MVLSQLKVGECAVIQDLSQIAPLVKYRLLHLGITEGTVVKVTRKMPFGGPLMLVANGQSISIRQKEAAHIQIEIRAHFQEASCFDMQRAASVNIRG from the coding sequence ATGGTGTTATCACAATTAAAGGTAGGGGAATGTGCTGTAATTCAGGACTTATCTCAAATCGCCCCATTAGTGAAGTATCGTCTGCTGCATCTCGGTATTACGGAGGGCACAGTCGTTAAAGTAACGCGGAAAATGCCTTTTGGAGGGCCATTAATGCTAGTGGCTAACGGGCAAAGTATTAGCATTAGACAGAAGGAAGCAGCACATATTCAGATTGAAATTAGAGCCCATTTTCAAGAAGCATCTTGTTTTGATATGCAGAGAGCTGCAAGCGTCAACATCAGAGGCTAG